In the Phycisphaerae bacterium genome, one interval contains:
- the recR gene encoding recombination protein RecR — translation MPECLARLVAELGRLPGIGPRSAERIAFHLLRSDRDEALALAGAIRQVKEDLRHCRICYNLTEQEVCAICGDATRDHGLVVVVEQPKDVMLLEQTGLISGVYHVLMGHIAPLERIEPADLTIDALVARVRAGGVREVVLATNPTMEGDGTALHIQGMLKPFGVRISRLARGLAVGSQVEYASRAMLEAAITGRTPM, via the coding sequence ATCCCGGAGTGCCTGGCCCGCCTGGTGGCGGAGCTAGGCCGGTTGCCGGGGATCGGCCCGCGCAGTGCCGAGCGGATTGCGTTCCATCTGCTGCGCAGCGATCGGGACGAGGCCCTGGCCCTGGCGGGTGCGATTCGGCAGGTGAAAGAGGATCTGCGTCATTGCCGGATATGCTATAATCTGACCGAGCAGGAGGTGTGCGCGATCTGCGGGGATGCGACGCGTGACCACGGGCTCGTGGTCGTGGTGGAGCAGCCCAAGGACGTGATGTTGCTCGAACAGACGGGTTTGATCTCGGGGGTCTACCACGTTCTCATGGGGCACATCGCCCCGCTGGAGCGGATCGAGCCTGCCGATCTGACCATCGATGCCTTGGTGGCCCGGGTGCGGGCTGGGGGGGTTCGGGAGGTTGTTCTGGCGACCAACCCGACGATGGAGGGCGATGGCACGGCGTTGCACATCCAGGGTATGCTGAAGCCCTTCGGGGTACGGATCTCGCGACTGGCTCGCGGATTGGCGGTCGGTTCGCAGGTCGAGTATGCCTCTCGGGCGATGCTCGAAGCGGCGATTACCGGACGGACGCCGATGTGA
- a CDS encoding YbaB/EbfC family nucleoid-associated protein — MLGALGNLGAMLKQAKSLQENMQKIQAELLRKRFEADAGAGLVKATVDGKGELVQIKIDPKATGDVELLEDMIKAAISAAAQKARESASADIAQLTGGMNIPGLTDFLGQGAK, encoded by the coding sequence ATGCTGGGTGCGTTAGGAAACCTCGGGGCGATGCTGAAGCAGGCCAAATCGCTGCAAGAGAACATGCAGAAGATCCAGGCGGAGTTGCTCCGCAAGCGTTTCGAGGCGGATGCCGGGGCCGGTCTGGTGAAGGCGACCGTTGACGGCAAGGGCGAGCTGGTGCAGATCAAGATTGATCCGAAGGCGACGGGTGACGTGGAGTTGCTGGAGGACATGATCAAGGCTGCGATCAGTGCTGCGGCTCAGAAGGCACGCGAGAGCGCCAGTGCGGACATCGCTCAGCTCACGGGTGGCATGAACATTCCCGGCCTGACGGATTTCTTGGGGCAGGGTGCGAAGTGA
- a CDS encoding NPCBM/NEW2 domain-containing protein, with protein MIRMTVCRVLSVVAGLAWGLAMAGPALGREAIDFKAAQPPAGAIWLDGLDLSKVNQGWGEPRAGRSCDNRPLKLKGVTYPHGLGTHASSEVTIVLDGCATRFAAMVGVDDEVGEKGTVSFEVWLDGKRVAETPVLKGGGEPRMISADLVGGKQMTLVVENGGDGINYDHADWGGAVIFLVADAKTRPKTVLPGDSEPPMPIAHGTAPEPRINNPRIVGTTPGRSFLFLIPATGEGPLEFSAEDLPGGLNLDSRTGIITGSLEKEGEYVVTLRVKGPKGSDMRKLTIVGGEHKLALTPPMGWNSWNCWGCAVDADKIKAAADAMIKSGLAAHGFQYINIDDCWEAGRNDKGEIQTNEKFPDMAALGEYVHSKGLRFGIYSSPGPKTCAGYEASYQHEEQDAKTWANWGVDYVKYDWCSYGGIAKGDSLDELQKPYRVMRAALDKCDRDIVYSLCQYGMGEVWKWGGKVGGNLWRTTGDIVDTWQSMASIGFAHSDRSPYVRPGQWNDPDMLVVGKVGWGPSLHPSRLTHNEQITHITLWSLLAAPLLIGCDMSALDAFTVDLLGNDEVLDVDQDPLGKAAVRVAQEGTTEVWARPLSDGTMAVGLFNRGRATAKVTAKWSDLKLSGKQLVRDLWQKKDVGRFEDTYTHEVRAHGAALVKIGKPQG; from the coding sequence GTGATTCGAATGACTGTGTGCCGCGTTCTTTCGGTTGTCGCCGGTCTGGCGTGGGGCCTGGCGATGGCTGGTCCGGCCCTCGGCCGGGAGGCGATTGATTTCAAAGCTGCCCAACCGCCGGCCGGCGCCATCTGGCTGGACGGCCTCGATCTGAGCAAGGTGAACCAGGGGTGGGGCGAGCCCCGGGCCGGCAGGTCATGCGACAATCGCCCGCTCAAGCTGAAGGGGGTTACCTACCCCCACGGTTTGGGCACTCACGCGAGCAGCGAGGTCACCATTGTGCTCGACGGATGCGCGACCCGATTCGCGGCCATGGTGGGCGTGGACGATGAAGTGGGCGAGAAAGGCACGGTCAGTTTTGAGGTGTGGCTTGACGGCAAGCGAGTCGCCGAGACCCCGGTGCTCAAGGGCGGCGGCGAGCCCAGGATGATCTCGGCCGACCTCGTCGGCGGCAAGCAGATGACCCTGGTGGTGGAGAACGGTGGCGACGGGATCAACTACGATCACGCGGACTGGGGGGGGGCGGTGATCTTCCTGGTGGCCGACGCGAAGACCAGGCCCAAGACGGTGTTACCCGGGGACAGCGAGCCGCCCATGCCGATCGCCCACGGCACGGCACCCGAACCGCGGATCAACAATCCGCGCATCGTGGGTACGACACCCGGCCGGTCGTTCCTGTTCCTCATTCCGGCCACTGGCGAAGGCCCGTTGGAGTTCTCTGCCGAGGATCTGCCCGGTGGTCTGAACCTTGATTCCAGGACCGGGATCATCACCGGTTCGCTCGAGAAGGAAGGCGAATATGTCGTAACCCTGCGGGTGAAGGGGCCCAAAGGCTCGGACATGCGCAAGCTCACGATTGTCGGCGGAGAGCACAAGCTAGCCCTGACCCCGCCGATGGGCTGGAATTCGTGGAACTGCTGGGGCTGCGCGGTGGACGCAGACAAGATCAAGGCCGCCGCCGACGCGATGATCAAGAGCGGCCTGGCCGCCCATGGCTTCCAGTACATCAACATTGACGACTGCTGGGAGGCGGGCCGCAATGACAAGGGCGAAATTCAGACCAACGAGAAGTTCCCCGACATGGCGGCCCTGGGCGAGTATGTCCACAGCAAGGGGCTCCGGTTTGGGATCTACTCTTCACCGGGGCCGAAGACCTGCGCGGGGTACGAGGCTAGTTATCAGCACGAAGAGCAGGACGCCAAGACCTGGGCAAACTGGGGCGTGGACTACGTCAAGTATGACTGGTGCTCGTATGGAGGGATCGCCAAAGGCGACAGCCTCGACGAGTTGCAGAAGCCTTACCGGGTCATGCGGGCGGCTCTGGACAAGTGCGACCGGGACATCGTTTACAGTCTTTGCCAGTACGGAATGGGTGAAGTGTGGAAGTGGGGCGGCAAGGTCGGCGGCAATCTCTGGCGAACGACCGGCGATATCGTCGACACCTGGCAGTCCATGGCCTCGATAGGTTTCGCTCACAGCGATCGCAGCCCGTACGTCAGGCCCGGGCAGTGGAACGATCCGGACATGCTGGTGGTCGGCAAGGTTGGTTGGGGCCCGAGCCTGCACCCGAGCCGCCTCACCCACAATGAGCAAATTACCCACATTACCTTATGGAGTCTGCTGGCCGCCCCGTTGCTCATCGGCTGCGACATGTCGGCCCTGGATGCGTTCACTGTCGACCTGCTCGGGAACGACGAGGTTCTGGACGTTGACCAGGATCCTCTGGGCAAGGCGGCCGTTCGCGTGGCCCAGGAAGGCACGACTGAAGTGTGGGCTCGGCCGTTGAGTGACGGGACCATGGCGGTCGGCCTGTTCAATCGTGGGCGAGCCACCGCCAAAGTGACTGCGAAGTGGTCGGACCTCAAGTTGAGTGGCAAGCAGCTGGTACGGGATCTCTGGCAGAAGAAGGATGTAGGCCGCTTTGAGGACACCTACACCCACGAGGTTCGGGCCCACGGTGCGGCCTTGGTGAAGATCGGCAAGCCTCAGGGTTGA
- a CDS encoding sodium/solute symporter (Members of the Solute:Sodium Symporter (SSS), TC 2.A.21 as described in tcdb.org, catalyze solute:Na+ symport. Known solutes for members of the family include sugars, amino acids, nucleosides, inositols, vitamins, urea or anions, depending on the system.) produces MGFADILVFVAFVAAVIAIGLWKSRGEETHSDKGAQNYFLAGRGLTWWLVGFSLIAANISTEQFVGMSGQAADWLGMAIASYEWMAAITLVVVAFLFLPTFLRSGIYTIPEFLEYRYNAFARTVMAISTLVILVGVPTASVIYSGAKVITVNFQGQSVLGLDLGDITVGCWIIGTLSAVYVFAGGLKACAWADLIQGSALIVGGAVIAYLAMKALAVADPTALAATATTPVSPEAVQNAGVVERLRMLNAGDWQAGKLHMVRPGDDPKIPWTALVVGLWIPNFFYWGLNQYITQRTLGSKSLAEGQRGVVFAAFLKLLIPFVVVIPGILAFNLFNSDLSKEGERKNATVLQAFQEGKQEVFPFTPGFAKLQPELAAKIYAHNALLAGEMPAAASSPSLGPDRSPAELAAANDRLVGKASQVKTGDGEKIKPTTTLVGYDFDAAFPTLIRRLLPEGVGLKGFVLAAIFGAVVSSLASMLNSSSTIFAIDMYHKVKKNATQYELVTVGRVCVVVFVLIAVIIAPTLDNPKFEGIFNFIQEFQGFISPGILAIFLFGVLVHKSPRSCGTVGLILNPILYGAIKWADWIPGFNQTELATTLSKMAFLNRMAVCFFVVLAVLTVMRLAAPLAKPVDLPVNAQINLETKGDVKVWGVLVVLLTLTLYWIFW; encoded by the coding sequence ATGGGCTTTGCCGACATCCTGGTATTCGTCGCCTTCGTCGCCGCGGTGATTGCCATCGGTTTGTGGAAGAGCCGAGGCGAAGAGACGCACAGTGACAAGGGAGCCCAGAACTACTTCCTTGCCGGTCGCGGGCTGACCTGGTGGCTTGTAGGCTTCTCGCTCATCGCCGCCAACATCTCCACCGAGCAATTCGTGGGCATGAGCGGCCAGGCGGCCGACTGGCTCGGCATGGCGATCGCCAGCTACGAATGGATGGCGGCCATCACCCTGGTCGTCGTCGCGTTCCTGTTCTTGCCGACCTTCCTGCGAAGCGGCATCTACACGATCCCCGAGTTCCTCGAGTATCGGTACAACGCTTTTGCCCGGACGGTCATGGCCATTTCCACCTTGGTCATTCTGGTTGGCGTGCCGACGGCCTCGGTCATCTACTCCGGTGCCAAAGTCATTACCGTGAACTTCCAGGGCCAGTCGGTGTTGGGCTTGGATCTGGGCGACATCACCGTGGGCTGCTGGATCATCGGGACGCTCTCCGCGGTCTATGTTTTCGCCGGCGGGTTGAAGGCTTGTGCCTGGGCCGACCTGATTCAGGGTTCGGCGCTGATCGTCGGTGGGGCGGTGATCGCCTACCTGGCGATGAAGGCCCTGGCCGTCGCCGATCCGACTGCTCTGGCCGCGACCGCCACCACGCCGGTCAGTCCGGAGGCTGTTCAGAACGCCGGTGTCGTGGAGCGGCTGCGGATGCTGAACGCGGGGGACTGGCAGGCTGGCAAGCTGCACATGGTCCGACCTGGCGATGATCCGAAGATACCGTGGACGGCCCTGGTGGTCGGCCTGTGGATTCCCAACTTCTTCTATTGGGGTCTCAACCAGTACATCACCCAGCGGACTCTTGGCTCCAAGTCGCTGGCCGAAGGTCAGCGTGGCGTGGTTTTTGCCGCGTTTCTCAAGCTGCTCATTCCCTTTGTGGTGGTCATTCCGGGCATCCTGGCGTTCAACCTGTTCAACAGCGACCTGAGCAAGGAAGGCGAACGCAAGAATGCCACGGTGCTCCAGGCATTCCAGGAAGGCAAGCAGGAGGTTTTCCCCTTCACGCCCGGCTTTGCCAAGCTCCAGCCTGAACTGGCGGCGAAGATCTACGCCCACAACGCCTTGCTTGCGGGGGAAATGCCTGCCGCGGCGTCCAGTCCTTCGCTGGGTCCCGACCGGTCGCCGGCCGAGTTGGCGGCCGCCAACGATCGTTTGGTGGGGAAGGCGAGCCAGGTGAAGACAGGAGACGGGGAGAAGATCAAGCCGACGACCACGTTGGTTGGCTACGACTTCGACGCAGCATTCCCGACGTTGATCCGCAGGCTTCTCCCTGAGGGGGTTGGGCTCAAGGGTTTCGTGCTGGCGGCGATCTTCGGTGCGGTGGTCAGTTCGTTGGCCTCGATGCTCAACTCGTCTTCAACGATTTTTGCGATCGACATGTACCACAAGGTGAAGAAGAATGCCACGCAGTACGAGTTGGTGACCGTCGGCCGGGTCTGCGTGGTTGTGTTTGTTCTGATCGCCGTGATCATTGCCCCGACTTTGGATAATCCCAAGTTTGAGGGCATCTTCAATTTCATTCAGGAGTTCCAGGGCTTCATCTCGCCCGGCATCCTGGCGATCTTCCTCTTCGGCGTGCTGGTGCACAAGTCGCCGCGGTCCTGCGGAACCGTGGGCTTGATTCTCAATCCGATCCTCTATGGTGCGATCAAGTGGGCGGACTGGATTCCGGGTTTCAACCAGACCGAACTCGCCACGACGCTGTCTAAGATGGCCTTCCTCAACCGCATGGCGGTTTGCTTCTTCGTGGTGTTGGCCGTGCTGACCGTGATGCGGCTGGCTGCCCCGCTGGCGAAGCCTGTGGATTTGCCGGTCAATGCTCAGATCAACCTGGAAACCAAGGGCGACGTCAAGGTCTGGGGCGTTCTGGTTGTTCTGCTGACGCTGACGCTGTACTGGATCTTCTGGTGA
- a CDS encoding galactose mutarotase, protein MARSKVWRVLRGSLALAVLGLCSCSESGLKSWSQLTKGKTEMKVDKASFGTVDGKEAFLFTLANARGMTTTITNYGGIVVTLTAPDREGKFDDVALGYDKLDGYLKETPYFGAIVGRYGNRICKGRFTVDGKEYRLAINNKPNALHGGLKGFDKVVWDAESFIEADAAGLKLTYLSKDGEEGYPGNLQSTVTYRLTNDNELRIDYEATTDKATPVNLTNHSYWNLAGQGKGDILDHEIMLNADRFTPVDETLIPTGELRPVKDTPFDFTKATRIGARINDQGDQQIKFGLGYDHNFVLNRIGSGLALAAKVTEPKSGRVMEVLTTEPGVQFYTGNFLDGSIVGKGGRVYKHRYGFCLETQHYPDSPNKSQFPSTILKPGQQYRTTTVYRFSAK, encoded by the coding sequence ATGGCACGGTCAAAGGTCTGGAGAGTGCTGAGGGGTTCGCTGGCGCTTGCGGTGCTCGGGCTCTGCTCCTGTTCGGAATCCGGCTTGAAGAGCTGGTCTCAGCTGACGAAAGGCAAAACCGAAATGAAGGTCGACAAGGCATCGTTCGGCACGGTTGACGGCAAAGAGGCGTTCTTGTTCACGCTGGCCAATGCCAGGGGTATGACCACGACCATCACCAACTACGGGGGAATCGTGGTGACGCTGACCGCCCCGGATCGCGAGGGCAAGTTTGACGACGTCGCTCTGGGCTACGACAAGCTTGACGGTTACCTCAAGGAGACGCCCTACTTTGGGGCGATCGTCGGGCGGTACGGCAACCGGATCTGCAAGGGCAGGTTCACCGTCGACGGCAAGGAATACAGGCTGGCCATCAACAACAAGCCCAACGCCCTGCATGGCGGACTCAAGGGCTTCGACAAGGTCGTTTGGGATGCCGAGTCGTTTATCGAAGCTGACGCGGCGGGTCTGAAGCTGACCTATCTGAGCAAGGATGGCGAGGAAGGTTATCCGGGCAATCTCCAATCAACGGTCACCTACCGCCTGACCAACGACAACGAGCTGAGGATTGACTATGAGGCAACCACCGACAAGGCCACGCCGGTGAATCTGACCAACCACAGCTACTGGAACCTTGCGGGTCAGGGCAAGGGCGACATTCTCGATCACGAGATCATGCTCAATGCCGACAGGTTCACGCCGGTTGACGAAACGCTGATTCCCACCGGTGAGCTCCGGCCGGTCAAGGACACGCCCTTCGACTTCACCAAGGCCACGCGGATCGGCGCCCGAATCAACGACCAGGGCGACCAGCAGATCAAGTTCGGGCTGGGCTACGACCACAATTTCGTCCTCAATCGCATCGGGTCCGGCCTGGCGCTGGCCGCCAAGGTGACCGAGCCGAAGAGCGGACGGGTGATGGAGGTCCTGACCACCGAGCCGGGCGTCCAGTTCTACACCGGGAATTTCCTCGACGGCAGCATCGTGGGCAAGGGTGGCCGGGTGTACAAGCACCGCTACGGCTTCTGTCTTGAGACCCAGCACTACCCCGATTCGCCGAACAAGAGCCAGTTCCCGTCGACGATCCTGAAGCCCGGCCAGCAATACAGGACCACGACGGTCTATCGCTTCTCTGCGAAATGA
- the rpoN gene encoding RNA polymerase factor sigma-54, protein MSQHLALGLRQEQRLTPQLIQSMNILQLPLMALEAKIREELERNPALELDDFEDPPEPPTAPMREDGTALRDPEVAAENRHEAEGFSRLERLSREYDFDEGDVGFGRPRVVSGDRDPKMDAMANTASRPQSLNEYLHDQWVFVAVSPRVREIGELILGYIEDDGYLHTSLEEIAEQHVPPYTLEEVEETLSWVQTLEPAGVGARDLRECLLLQIDALDGDHALERTLVENHLADIEKNRYPVIAKATGRSIEELKEAVRRLGKLHPHPGYLVVDREVPRVTPDVIVDYAEDGEGYTVRLARGNNPRLRISETYRRMLQESRDDKSAREFIRKNLESAGALIDAVSYRRSRLLEVAEEVVTRQRDFLEAGPAGLKILRMSELAEKLKCDPSTISRTVADKYLQTPRGIYPLRSFFTGGTESGSGEATSWDSVKVRVKEIVAAEDKKDPLSDDVIAAKLQAEGIDVKRRTIAKYRQQLHIPPARERREF, encoded by the coding sequence ATGTCACAGCATCTGGCCCTGGGGCTTCGACAGGAGCAACGGCTGACGCCGCAGCTCATTCAGTCGATGAACATTCTCCAGTTGCCGCTCATGGCCCTTGAGGCCAAGATCCGCGAGGAGCTGGAACGGAATCCTGCCCTGGAGCTGGACGACTTTGAGGACCCGCCGGAGCCGCCGACTGCCCCGATGCGTGAGGACGGCACCGCCCTGCGCGACCCGGAGGTGGCCGCCGAGAACCGCCATGAGGCGGAGGGCTTCAGCCGGCTGGAGCGGCTCAGTCGTGAATACGACTTTGACGAGGGGGATGTCGGCTTTGGCCGGCCGCGGGTGGTGTCCGGTGATCGTGATCCGAAGATGGACGCGATGGCCAACACCGCGAGCCGTCCTCAGTCGCTCAACGAGTACCTCCACGATCAATGGGTCTTTGTCGCGGTCAGCCCGCGGGTCCGGGAGATCGGCGAGCTGATCCTGGGGTACATCGAGGATGACGGCTACCTGCACACATCGCTCGAGGAGATCGCCGAGCAGCACGTTCCGCCGTACACGCTGGAGGAGGTTGAAGAGACCCTGAGCTGGGTCCAGACCCTGGAGCCGGCGGGGGTGGGCGCTCGGGACCTGCGCGAGTGCCTTCTGTTGCAGATCGACGCCCTGGACGGCGATCACGCCCTCGAGCGGACGCTGGTGGAGAACCACCTCGCGGACATCGAGAAGAACCGTTATCCGGTGATCGCGAAGGCGACCGGGCGAAGCATCGAGGAACTCAAAGAGGCTGTCCGCCGGCTGGGCAAGCTGCATCCGCATCCCGGGTATCTGGTTGTGGATCGGGAGGTGCCGCGAGTCACCCCGGACGTGATTGTGGACTATGCCGAGGACGGCGAGGGCTACACCGTTCGGTTGGCCCGGGGTAACAATCCGCGGTTGCGGATCTCGGAGACTTACCGACGGATGCTCCAGGAATCGCGGGATGACAAATCCGCCCGGGAGTTCATTCGCAAGAATCTCGAGTCAGCCGGGGCCCTGATCGACGCGGTGTCCTACCGCCGCAGCCGGCTGCTCGAAGTGGCCGAGGAAGTCGTCACGCGGCAGCGAGATTTTCTCGAAGCCGGCCCGGCGGGCCTGAAGATTCTGCGGATGAGCGAGCTGGCCGAGAAGCTCAAGTGCGATCCCTCGACCATCAGCCGGACGGTGGCAGATAAATACCTCCAGACACCTCGAGGGATCTACCCGCTGCGTTCGTTTTTCACCGGGGGGACGGAATCGGGCAGTGGCGAGGCCACCAGCTGGGACAGCGTCAAGGTGCGGGTCAAGGAGATTGTCGCCGCCGAGGACAAGAAAGACCCGCTCAGCGATGACGTGATCGCCGCCAAGCTGCAGGCCGAGGGGATCGACGTCAAGCGCCGGACCATCGCCAAGTACCGCCAGCAACTCCACATTCCCCCGGCCCGGGAACGACGGGAGTTCTAG